A region of Arabidopsis thaliana chromosome 5, partial sequence DNA encodes the following proteins:
- a CDS encoding uncharacterized protein (unknown protein; FUNCTIONS IN: molecular_function unknown; INVOLVED IN: biological_process unknown; LOCATED IN: endomembrane system; BEST Arabidopsis thaliana protein match is: unknown protein (TAIR:AT1G16850.1); Has 1807 Blast hits to 1807 proteins in 277 species: Archae - 0; Bacteria - 0; Metazoa - 736; Fungi - 347; Plants - 385; Viruses - 0; Other Eukaryotes - 339 (source: NCBI BLink).) yields MNGSRRIRFGVSVFCIIIILISGVSADGAESDSAAKKEENPSIVKIISGIFGNKFPPSSWELIQGAMQKIQMKLYPPNLDFRSNSDKSNIEEEDKAEKVREAATRSLEVSKEAIEESAKLAGDVVGEVVQKTAEKVTKQTSHDEM; encoded by the exons ATGAATGGATCAAGAAGAATAAGATTCGGCGTCTCAGTCttctgcatcatcatcattttgatATCCGGGGTATCTGCAGATGGAGCGGAAAGTGATAGTGCCgcgaagaaagaagagaatccaTCGATTGTAAAGATCATAAGTGGGATTTTTGGCAACAAGTTTCCTCCGAGTTCATGGGAATTGATTCAAGGTGCAATGCAGAAGATCCAGATGAAGCTTTACCCTCCAAATCTAGA TTTCAGAAGCAACAGCGACAAAAGCAAcatagaggaagaagataaagcagagaaagtgagagaagCAGCTACAAGGAGTCTAGAAGTAAGCAAAGAAGCCATTGAAGAGTCTGCAAAACTAGCAGGAGATGTTGTAGGTGAAGTAGTTCAGAAAACAGCTGAGAAAGTTACTAAACAAACCTCACATGATGAAATGTAA
- a CDS encoding sorbin/SH3 domain protein (FUNCTIONS IN: molecular_function unknown; INVOLVED IN: biological_process unknown; LOCATED IN: plasma membrane; EXPRESSED IN: 22 plant structures; EXPRESSED DURING: 13 growth stages; CONTAINS InterPro DOMAIN/s: RPM1-interacting protein 4, defence response (InterPro:IPR008700); BEST Arabidopsis thaliana protein match is: unknown protein (TAIR:AT5G09960.1); Has 30201 Blast hits to 17322 proteins in 780 species: Archae - 12; Bacteria - 1396; Metazoa - 17338; Fungi - 3422; Plants - 5037; Viruses - 0; Other Eukaryotes - 2996 (source: NCBI BLink).), with protein MEDRKENKNSPWLSVPQFGDWDQKGGSIDYSMDFSKIREMRKLNKRDASRASLGNEEELINPFHDQPPVDTAKPKKLTTVHSDNNNRNEFSHHHPHSPSRRRRIFSCFNCCVKA; from the exons ATGGAAGATCGAAAagag AACAAGAACTCGCCATGGCTATCAGTACCACAGTTTGGAGATTGGGATCAAAAAGGAGGATCAATTGATTACTCAATGGATTTCTCAAAGATCAGAGAGATGAGGAAACTCAACAAGAGAGATGCTTCTCGAGCCAGTCTTGGCAACGAGGAAGAACTCATTAACCCTTTTCATGATCAGCCTCCTGTTGATACTGCCAAGCCTAAGAAGCTAACTACGGTTCACAGTGACAACAACAACCGCAATGAGTTCTCTCACCATCACCCACACTCTCCTTCT aggaggagaagaatctTCAGCTGCTTCAACTGTTGCGTTAAAGCTTAA
- the WRKY51 gene encoding WRKY DNA-binding protein 51 (WRKY DNA-binding protein 51 (WRKY51); CONTAINS InterPro DOMAIN/s: DNA-binding WRKY (InterPro:IPR003657); BEST Arabidopsis thaliana protein match is: WRKY DNA-binding protein 50 (TAIR:AT5G26170.1); Has 30201 Blast hits to 17322 proteins in 780 species: Archae - 12; Bacteria - 1396; Metazoa - 17338; Fungi - 3422; Plants - 5037; Viruses - 0; Other Eukaryotes - 2996 (source: NCBI BLink).): protein MNISQNPSPNFTYFSDENFINPFMDNNDFSNLMFFDIDEGGNNGLIEEEISSPTSIVSSETFTGESGGSGSATTLSKKESTNRGSKESDQTKETGHRVAFRTRSKIDVMDDGFKWRKYGKKSVKNNINKRNYYKCSSEGCSVKKRVERDGDDAAYVITTYEGVHNHESLSNVYYNEMVLSYDHDNWNQHSLLRS, encoded by the exons atgaatatctCTCAAAACCCTAGCCCTAATTTTACGTACTTCTCCGATGAAAACTTTATTAATCCGTTTATGGATAACAACGATTTCTCAAATTTGATGTTCTTTGACATAGATGAAGGAGGTAACAATGGATTAATCGAGGAAGAGATCTCATCTCCGACAAGCATCGTTTCGTCGGAGACATTTACCGGGGAAAGCGGCGGATCCGGCAGCGCAACAACGTTGAGTAAAAAGGAATCAAC TAATAGAGGAAGTAAAGAGAGTGATCAGACGAAGGAGACGGGTCATCGAGTTGCATTTAGAACGAGATCGAAGATTGATGTGATGGATGATGGTTTTAAATGGAGGAAGTATGGCAAGAAATCTGTCAAAAACAACATTAACAAGAG gAATTACTACAAATGCTCAAGTGAAGGTTGCTCGGTGAAGAAGAGGGTAGAGAGAGATGGTGACGATGCAGCTTATGTAATTACAACATATGAAGGAGTCCATAACCATGAGAGTCTCTCTAATGTCTATTACAATGAAATGGTTTTATCTTATGATCATGATAACTGGAACCAACACTCTCTTCTTCGATCTTAA
- a CDS encoding programmed cell death 2 C-terminal domain-containing protein (programmed cell death 2 C-terminal domain-containing protein; FUNCTIONS IN: molecular_function unknown; INVOLVED IN: apoptosis; LOCATED IN: cytoplasm; EXPRESSED IN: 22 plant structures; EXPRESSED DURING: 13 growth stages; CONTAINS InterPro DOMAIN/s: Programmed cell death protein 2, C-terminal (InterPro:IPR007320); BEST Arabidopsis thaliana protein match is: zinc finger (MYND type) family protein / programmed cell death 2 C-terminal domain-containing protein (TAIR:AT4G02220.1); Has 591 Blast hits to 590 proteins in 194 species: Archae - 0; Bacteria - 0; Metazoa - 244; Fungi - 141; Plants - 96; Viruses - 0; Other Eukaryotes - 110 (source: NCBI BLink).), with product MPKCGTSEQSWRAFSIQKAIAKEKGSTKIADLPVAFPKTHRLDGDDDDDDDDDEDFDFASLAKALAEASSAAASITKKQKSKPSGNASSGTKAKPSPLKSETRVEDHIKLETGAVVPCFYIYTKEEIPSKEVDRFSQNYSSLSIKDKGTGNNDESESEEKWEDEKYEYDKALNADRTYLKFKKRLDANPEQCFRYWYGGKPILATEDMKSPDKCRNCDSQRHFEIQLMPPLIYFLHEGVVDKGIKQSLDNWDWMTLIVYTCSKSCANAVNGDWVVTEECVAVQYEKPMNLDHASFFK from the exons ATGCCTAAATGTGGAACCTCTGAACAAAG TTGGAGAGCTTTTAGCATTCAGAAAGCTATAGCAAAAGAGAAAGGATCAACTAAAATAGCGGATTTGCCTGTGGCCTTTCCTAAAACACATCGGTTAGacggtgatgatgatgatgatgatgatgatgatgaagattttgattttgcgaGTTTAGCTAAGGCGCTGGCAGAGGCTTCTTCTGCTGCGGCTTCCATtacgaagaaacaaaagagtaaaCCAAGTGGCAATGCTAGTTCAGGGACTAAAGCAAAGCCTTCACCTTTGAAATCTGAAACAAGAGTTGAGGATCATATTAAACTTGAGACTGGTGCGGTGGTTCCGTGCTTCTACATTTATACAAAGGAAGAGATCCCCTCAAAAGAAGTTGATCGATTCTCACAGAATTATTCGTCTCTGTCTATTAAGGATAAAGGAACCGGCAACAATGATGAGAGTGAATCCGAAGAAAAGTGGGAGGATGAGAAATATGAATATGACAAAGCCCTGAATGCAGATAGGACTTATCTTAAGTTCAAAAAACGGCTAGATGCAAATCCGGAACAATGTTTCAG GTACTGGTATGGCGGTAAGCCGATACTAGCCACAGAAGACATGAAATCTCCGGATAAATGCAGGAACTGCGACTCTCAAAGGCACTTTGAGATACAACTCATGCCTccattaatatattttctacatGAAGGTGTTGTTGATAAAGGAATTAAGCAATCATTGGATAATTGGGATTGGATGACACTTATTGTCTACACTTGTTCCAAG AGCTGTGCAAACGCTGTGAATGGCGATTGGGTTGTTACTGAGGAGTGTGTTGCAGTACAGTATGAGAAACCGATGAATCTTGATCATGCTAGCTTcttcaaatga
- a CDS encoding thionin-like protein (unknown protein; Has 30201 Blast hits to 17322 proteins in 780 species: Archae - 12; Bacteria - 1396; Metazoa - 17338; Fungi - 3422; Plants - 5037; Viruses - 0; Other Eukaryotes - 2996 (source: NCBI BLink).), whose protein sequence is MVEVWWSLIGAAVPALIAGQAWRIKKRHGEEERIKSARGREKSSDEIFVCERVCTSKRMLKKVGAFSKDPIPDTCVTVCGVSELDACSDACARTVCVNQHQVANWNDICLRRCQSECLKLSSSSSSSRYS, encoded by the coding sequence atggtGGAGGTGTGGTGGTCACTGATAGGAGCAGCAGTGCCTGCACTAATTGCTGGTCAAGCTTGGAGGATAAAGAAGAGACATGGCGAAGAAGAGAGGATCAAGAGTGCtcgaggaagagagaaaagctCTGATGAAATCTTTGTCTGTGAAAGAGTTTGCACTTCCAAAAGAATGCTGAAAAAAGTTGGAGCTTTCTCTAAAGATCCTATCCCCGACACTTGTGTTACTGTCTGCGGTGTATCTGAGCTCGACGCTTGCTCTGATGCTTGTGCTCGAACTGTTTGCGTTAACCAGCATCAAGTTGCTAATTGGAATGACATTTGTCTCAGAAGATGTCAAAGTGAATGTCTtaagctctcttcttcttcttcttcttctcgctattcttga
- the LIP1 gene encoding Ras-related small GTP-binding family protein codes for MKFWRERERENKEQILAPLCGQVRVLVVGDSGVGKTSLVHLINKGSSIVRPPQTIGCTVGVKHITYGSPASSSSSIQGDSERDFFVELWDVSGHERYKDCRSLFYSQINGVIFVHDLSQRRTKTSLQKWASEVAATGTFSAPLPSGGPGGLPVPYIVVGNKADIAAKEGTKGSSGNLVDAARHWVEKQGLLPSSSEDLPLFESFPGNGGLIAAAKETRYDKEALNKFFRMLIRRRYFSDELPAASPWSISPVPTSSSQRLDEITSDDDQFYKRTSFHGDPYKYNNTIPPLPAQRNLTPPPTLYPQQPVSTPDNYTIPRYSLSSVQETTNNGSARSKRMDINV; via the exons ATGAAGTTTTGGAGGGAACGTGAAAGGGAAAATAAGGAGCAGATCTTAGCGCCATTATGTGGGCAAGTTCGAGTGTTGGTAGTTGGTGACTCAG GTGTTGGAAAAACATCACTTGTACACCTCATCAACAAAGGTTCTTCTATTGTTCGCCCACCTCAAACGATTGGATGCACTGTTGGTGTCAAG CACATAACCTACGGGAGTCCAGCTAGTTCTTCAAGTAGCATTCAAGGTGACTCAGAGAGAGATTTCTTTGTTGAACTCTGGGATGTATCAGGGCATGAGAGATACAAAGATTGCCGGTCACTGTTCTATTCACAAATCAATG GAGTTATTTTTGTTCACGATCTCTctcaaagaagaacaaaaacgaGCTTGCAGAAATGGGCATCTGAGGTTGCAGCGACTGGGACTTTTTCAGCTCCTCTTCCCTCGGGAGGTCCCGGTGGTCTTCCTGTTCCATACATTGTAGTTGGCAACAAAGCAGATATTGCTGCAAAAGAAGGAACAAAAGGAAGCAGTGGAAATCTTGTTGATGCAGCTCGTCATTGGGTTGAGAAGCAAGGTTTGCTTCCTTCTTCAAGTGAGGATCTCCCTCTCTTTGAAAGCTTTCCTGGTAATGGCGGTCTCATAGCG GCTGCCAAAGAAACCAGATACGATAAGGAAGCTTTGAACAAATTTTTCCGGATG ttgataagaagaagatatttctCAGATGAACTGCCAGCAGCTTCACCATGGTCTATTTCGCCGGTTCCAACGTCATCATCGCAACGGTTAGACGAGATTAcaagtgatgatgatcaatTTTACAAGCGAACAAG TTTCCATGGAGATCCATACAAGTACAACAACACAATACCACCACTTCCAGCACAACGCAACCTAACTCCGCCTCCCACGCTCTATCCGCAACAACCAGTGTCCACCCCTGATAACTACACCATTCCGAGATACTCTCTTTCCAGTGTACAAGAAACAACCAACAATGGCAGTGCCAGGTCAAAGCGAATGGATATTAACGTCTGA
- the ABCF5 gene encoding general control non-repressible 5 (general control non-repressible 5 (GCN5); CONTAINS InterPro DOMAIN/s: ATPase, AAA+ type, core (InterPro:IPR003593), ABC transporter-like (InterPro:IPR003439), ABC transporter, conserved site (InterPro:IPR017871); BEST Arabidopsis thaliana protein match is: ABC transporter family protein (TAIR:AT5G09930.1); Has 1807 Blast hits to 1807 proteins in 277 species: Archae - 0; Bacteria - 0; Metazoa - 736; Fungi - 347; Plants - 385; Viruses - 0; Other Eukaryotes - 339 (source: NCBI BLink).): MGLSTNLHSLDLRSTFFTGLRTSPIPSNFIKISSISNPRRDISTIRAQVSTISLETSVKQRQDEIESLFSKQPSQQDSDRKRNGKSSKNGASGISSGVKLENIRKSYKGVTVLKDVTWEVKRGEKVGLVGVNGAGKTTQLRIITGQEEPDSGNVIKAKPNMKVAFLSQEFEVSMSKTVREEFMTAFKEEMEITEKLEKVQKAIEGSVDDLDLMGRLLDEFDLLQRRAQAVNLDSVDAKISKLMPELGFAPEDADRLVASFSGGWQMRMSLGKILLQDPDLLLLDEPTNHLDLDTIEWLEGYLQKQDVPMVIISHDRAFLDQLCTKIVETEMGVSRTFEGNYSQYVISKAEWIETQNAAWEKQQKDIDSTKDLIARLGAGANSGRASTAEKKLEKLQEQELIEKPFQRKQMKIRFPERGTSGRSVVNVKNIDFGFEDKMLFKKANLSIERGEKIAILGPNGCGKSTLLKLIMGLEKPVKGEVILGEHNVLPNYFEQNQAEVLDLDKTVLETVCEAAEDWRSDDIKGLLGRCNFKADMLDRKVSLLSGGEKARLAFCKFMVTPSTLLVLDEPTNHLDIPSKEMLEEAINEYQGTVIAVSHDRYFIKQIVNRVIEVEDGCLEDYAGDYNYYLEKNLDARTKELEREAELEEKAPKVKAKSKMSKAEKEARKKQKMQAFQQAKQKSKASKNSKRWN, from the exons ATGGGTTTATCAACGAATCTCCATAGCCTCGACCTCCGTTCAACTTTCTTCACCGGTCTACGTACATCTCCAATCCCTtccaatttcatcaaaatctctTCCATTTCCAACCCTAGACGCGATATCTCCACCATCAGAGCCCAAGTCTCCACCATCAGCCTCGAGACCTCCGTTAAACAGCGTCAAGACGAAATCGAATCTCTTTTCTCGAAGCAACCCTCTCAGCAAGACTCCGATCGGAAACGAAACGGGAAGAGTTCCAAAAACGGAGCTTCTGGGATATCTTCAGGTGTGAAGCTAGAGAACATAAGGAAAAGCTACAAAGGCGTGACTGTGCTTAAAGATGTGACATGGGAAGTGAAGAGAGGTGAGAAAGTAGGGTTAGTTGGTGTGAACGGAGCTGGGAAGACGACTCAGCTCAGGATTATCACTGGTCAAGAAGAGCCTGATTCTGGTAACGTAATCAAGGCCAAACCCAATATGAAAGTAGCTTTCTTGAGCCAGGAATTTGAGGTTTCGATGAGTAAGACTGTGAGGGAAGAGTTCATGACTGCTTTCAAGGAAGAGATGGAGATTACTGAGAAGCTTGAGAAAGTTCAGAAGGCTATTGAGGGATCTGTTGATGATTTGGATCTTATGGGAAGGTTATTAgatgaatttgatttgttgcAGAGACGAGCTCAGGCTGTGAATTTAGATTCCGTTGATGCTAAGATTAGTAAGTTGATGCCGGAATTAGGGTTTGCTCCTGAGGATGCTGATAGGCTTGTGGCTTCGTTTAGTGGTGGATGGCAAATGAGAATGTCACTTGGAAAGATTTTGCTTCAG GATCCAGATTTGCTGCTACTTGATGAGCCGACAAATCATTTGGATCTTGATACTATTGAGTGGCTTGAAGGTTATTTGCAAAAGCAAGATGTGCCTATGGTTATTATTTCACATGACAGAGCCTTTCTTGATCAGTTATGTACTAAAATTGTGGAAACTGAGATGGGTGTGTCCAGGACATTTGAGGGTAATTATTCTCAGTATGTGATCTCAAAGGCTGAGTGGATCGAAACTCAGAATGCAGCGTGGGAAAAGCAACAGAAAGATATCGACTCAACTAAGGACTTGATCGCCAGGCTTGGTGCTGGTGCCAATTCTGGTCGTGCTTCCACTGCAGAAAAG AAACTAGAGAAGCTTCAAGAACAGGAGCTAATAGAGAAGCCATTTCAGCGGAAGCAGATGAAGATTAGGTTTCCAGAGCGTGGGACAAGTGGAAGATCGGTAGTCAATGTTAAAAACATTGATTTTGGTTTCGAGGATAAG ATGCTATTTAAGAAGGCTAATCTATCAATAGAAAGAGGGGAGAAAATCGCCATCCTTGGGCCAAACGGTTGTGGGAAAAGTACGTTATTGAAGCTAATTATGGGTTTAGAGAAGCCTGTGAAAGGTGAAGTTATTCTTGGAGAGCACAATGTACTGCCAAACTACTTTGAACAGAATCAG GCTGAGGTCCTTGATTTGGATAAAACAGTGCTTGAAACTGTTTGTGAAGCTGCAGAAGACTGGAGAAGTGATGATATAAAAGGTCTTCTTGGACGCTGCAACTTCAAAGCAGACATGCTTGATCGAAAGGTCTCTCTTTTAAGTGGTGGGGAGAAAGCGCGTCTTGCTTTCTGCAAATTCATGGTGACGCCATCTACTTTACTCGTTTTGGACGAACCAACCAATCACTTAGACATTCCTTCAAAAGAAATGCTCGAG GAAGCGATAAACGAGTACCAAGGTACAGTCATTGCGGTATCCCACGATCGATACTTCATCAAACAAATCGTTAACAGAGTGATAGAAGTAGAAGATGGTTGTTTAGAAGATTATGCAGGCGACTACAAT TATTACTTGGAGAAGAATCTGGATGCTAGAACAAAGGAGCTAGAGAGAGAAGCAGAGCTAGAAGAGAAAGCACCAAAAGTGAAGGCAAAGTCAAAGATGtcaaaagcagagaaagaagcgaggaagaagcagaagatgcAAGCATTTCAACAAGCTAAACAGAAGTCAAAGGCTAGCAAGAACTCCAAGAGATGGAACTGA
- a CDS encoding programmed cell death 2 C-terminal domain-containing protein (programmed cell death 2 C-terminal domain-containing protein; FUNCTIONS IN: molecular_function unknown; INVOLVED IN: apoptosis; LOCATED IN: cytoplasm; EXPRESSED IN: 22 plant structures; EXPRESSED DURING: 13 growth stages; CONTAINS InterPro DOMAIN/s: Programmed cell death protein 2, C-terminal (InterPro:IPR007320); BEST Arabidopsis thaliana protein match is: zinc finger (MYND type) family protein / programmed cell death 2 C-terminal domain-containing protein (TAIR:AT4G02220.1); Has 1807 Blast hits to 1807 proteins in 277 species: Archae - 0; Bacteria - 0; Metazoa - 736; Fungi - 347; Plants - 385; Viruses - 0; Other Eukaryotes - 339 (source: NCBI BLink).) gives MVGILLGLPGKWAEDELEPSDHYTTKIGGLPDWPPIPDDALKPELLNCCSCGSKLSLVAQVYAPISTEILDIQERTLYIFGCLMPKCGTSEQSWRAFSIQKAIAKEKGSTKIADLPVAFPKTHRLDGDDDDDDDDDEDFDFASLAKALAEASSAAASITKKQKSKPSGNASSGTKAKPSPLKSETRVEDHIKLETGAVVPCFYIYTKEEIPSKEVDRFSQNYSSLSIKDKGTGNNDESESEEKWEDEKYEYDKALNADRTYLKFKKRLDANPEQCFRYWYGGKPILATEDMKSPDKCRNCDSQRHFEIQLMPPLIYFLHEGVVDKGIKQSLDNWDWMTLIVYTCSKSCANAVNGDWVVTEECVAVQYEKPMNLDHASFFK, from the exons ATGGTCGGAATTCTTCTGGGGTTGCCTGGGAAGTGGGCAGAAGATGAGCTTGAGCCTTCTGATCACTACACAACCAAAATCGGTGGTCTTCCG GATTGGCCGCCAATACCCGATGATGCACTGAAACCAGAACTACTCAATTGTTGTTCATGTGGAAGTAAACTTTCTCTCGTAGCTCAG GTGTATGCCCCAATCTCAACTGAAATTTTAGACATCCAAGAGCGTACCCTCTATATATTTGGTTGCTTGATGCCTAAATGTGGAACCTCTGAACAAAG TTGGAGAGCTTTTAGCATTCAGAAAGCTATAGCAAAAGAGAAAGGATCAACTAAAATAGCGGATTTGCCTGTGGCCTTTCCTAAAACACATCGGTTAGacggtgatgatgatgatgatgatgatgatgatgaagattttgattttgcgaGTTTAGCTAAGGCGCTGGCAGAGGCTTCTTCTGCTGCGGCTTCCATtacgaagaaacaaaagagtaaaCCAAGTGGCAATGCTAGTTCAGGGACTAAAGCAAAGCCTTCACCTTTGAAATCTGAAACAAGAGTTGAGGATCATATTAAACTTGAGACTGGTGCGGTGGTTCCGTGCTTCTACATTTATACAAAGGAAGAGATCCCCTCAAAAGAAGTTGATCGATTCTCACAGAATTATTCGTCTCTGTCTATTAAGGATAAAGGAACCGGCAACAATGATGAGAGTGAATCCGAAGAAAAGTGGGAGGATGAGAAATATGAATATGACAAAGCCCTGAATGCAGATAGGACTTATCTTAAGTTCAAAAAACGGCTAGATGCAAATCCGGAACAATGTTTCAG GTACTGGTATGGCGGTAAGCCGATACTAGCCACAGAAGACATGAAATCTCCGGATAAATGCAGGAACTGCGACTCTCAAAGGCACTTTGAGATACAACTCATGCCTccattaatatattttctacatGAAGGTGTTGTTGATAAAGGAATTAAGCAATCATTGGATAATTGGGATTGGATGACACTTATTGTCTACACTTGTTCCAAG AGCTGTGCAAACGCTGTGAATGGCGATTGGGTTGTTACTGAGGAGTGTGTTGCAGTACAGTATGAGAAACCGATGAATCTTGATCATGCTAGCTTcttcaaatga
- a CDS encoding programmed cell death 2 C-terminal domain-containing protein, protein MVGILLGLPGKWAEDELEPSDHYTTKIGGLPDWPPIPDDALKPELLNCCSCGSKLSLVAQVYAPISTEILDIQERTLYIFGCLMPKCGTSEQSWRAFSIQKAIAKEKGSTKIADLPVAFPKTHRLDGDDDDDDDDDEDFDFASLAKALAEASSAAASITKKQKSKPSGNASSGTKAKPSPLKSETRVEDHIKLETGAVVPCFYIYTKEEIPSKEVDRFSQNYSSLSIKDKGTGNNDESESEEKWEDEKYEYDKALNADRTYLKFKKRLDANPEQCFR, encoded by the exons ATGGTCGGAATTCTTCTGGGGTTGCCTGGGAAGTGGGCAGAAGATGAGCTTGAGCCTTCTGATCACTACACAACCAAAATCGGTGGTCTTCCG GATTGGCCGCCAATACCCGATGATGCACTGAAACCAGAACTACTCAATTGTTGTTCATGTGGAAGTAAACTTTCTCTCGTAGCTCAG GTGTATGCCCCAATCTCAACTGAAATTTTAGACATCCAAGAGCGTACCCTCTATATATTTGGTTGCTTGATGCCTAAATGTGGAACCTCTGAACAAAG TTGGAGAGCTTTTAGCATTCAGAAAGCTATAGCAAAAGAGAAAGGATCAACTAAAATAGCGGATTTGCCTGTGGCCTTTCCTAAAACACATCGGTTAGacggtgatgatgatgatgatgatgatgatgatgaagattttgattttgcgaGTTTAGCTAAGGCGCTGGCAGAGGCTTCTTCTGCTGCGGCTTCCATtacgaagaaacaaaagagtaaaCCAAGTGGCAATGCTAGTTCAGGGACTAAAGCAAAGCCTTCACCTTTGAAATCTGAAACAAGAGTTGAGGATCATATTAAACTTGAGACTGGTGCGGTGGTTCCGTGCTTCTACATTTATACAAAGGAAGAGATCCCCTCAAAAGAAGTTGATCGATTCTCACAGAATTATTCGTCTCTGTCTATTAAGGATAAAGGAACCGGCAACAATGATGAGAGTGAATCCGAAGAAAAGTGGGAGGATGAGAAATATGAATATGACAAAGCCCTGAATGCAGATAGGACTTATCTTAAGTTCAAAAAACGGCTAGATGCAAATCCGGAACAATGTTTCAGGTAA